A segment of the Candidatus Izimaplasma bacterium HR1 genome:
TAAACATACTGAGCTTAAAAAATATAAAGTATTTGCAAGCTCGGACTCACATACACTACTTACAATATCTGAGCGCATAGAAGCAATAGACATTAAAGAGAAAACACTAGATGCTTTCTTTGAATATCTAATCGGTGGTGATTAAATGAATGAATTATCTTTGCATATTTTAGACATTTGTCAAAACTCAATAAAAGCAAATGCAAGTTTAATCCAGATTATTGTAAATGAACAACCCCAAGAAAACATTTTTGAAATAATCATTAAGGATAATGGTAGTGGGATGAGTGCCAAAACCCTATCAGAAGTTGCTGATCCGTTCTTTACGACAAGAACTACACGTAAAGTAGGATTAGGTGTATCTCTATTTAAAATGGCTGCTGAAATGGCTGAAGGTAGTTTTAACATTGAATCAAAATTGAATGAAGGAACTTCAATAGATGCTTTATTCAAGTACAATCATCTTGATAGAGCACCTTTAGGTAATATTGCTGAAACAATTAGTATTTTGGTTCTTAATGAAGCTGAGATTGACATTCATTATATCCACAAATTAAATACTAAAGTTTATAATTTTGATACAAGAGAAATAAAAGAAGTTTTAGATGGAATTCCATTCACTAATTATGAAGTAATTACGTGGATTAAAAACAATATTAAAGAAGGAATACTTGATATTCATAAGGAGGAAACATAGTGAAATCTTTAGATGATTTAAAGAAAATCCGTGATGCCGCTCAGAAGAAAGTTACAATGAGAGGTAAAAATGATGGTACTAGAGTCTTAGTAGGTATGGCTACTTGTGGTATTAGCGCAGGAGCAAGACCTGTTATGAACAAATTCGTAGAGGAAATCGCAGATCGAAATATTGAGAATATAACTGTTACACCTGTTGGATGTATTGGTGAGTGTGCGATAGAACCTATCGTTGAAGTTTTAGAAGGTGAAAAACGTACTACTTACTGTAGAGTTGATGTAAGAGTAGCGGAAAGAATAGTTAAAGAACATATCCTCGGCGGTAAAGTTGTCGAAGATTATACAATCGGAAAATTCAGAATTTAATAGGTGGTGGCATAATGATAGAAAGAGCGCATGTCCTAATCTGTAGTGGTTCAATGTGTGTCAGTAGAGGAGCGAAATCTCTACGTGATGAGTTTGAAGAGCATTTAACAAGATTAGGCATTAGAGAAGAAATTAAACTGGTAAACACAGGATGTGTGGGTCTTTGTGAACAAGGTCCATTCGTTATTGTTTATCCAGAAGGTGTATTTTATGCACTTGTAAAAAACAAAGATATCAAAGCTATATGCGAGGAACATCTTTATAAAGGTAGAGTCGTAGAAAAGTTAGTATTTGATGAAACAATCACAGAGGACAAAGAAATCATAGCATTTGATGAAATTAAATTCTATGAGAAACAACATCGTATTGCATTACGTAATTGCGGTTTAATCAATCCTGATGATATTGAAGAATATATTGCTAGAGATGGATACCGTGGATTAGGTAAATCATTACTTGAAATGACTCCATTAGAAGTAATCGAAGAAATGCAAGCTTCAGGATTACGTGGACGTGGTGGTGGAGGATTCCCTACAGGTCTAAAATGGAAATTCGCTTATGATAATAAAAGCGATCAAAAATATGTAATTTGTAATGCAGATGAAGGAGATCCAGGTGCATTTATGGACCGTGCTTTATTAGAAGGTGACCCTCATAGCGTATTAGAAGGTTTAATGATTGCTGGATATGCAATTGGTGCAGATAAAGGATTTATTTATGTACGTATTGAATACCCAACAGCCATTGAAAAATTAAAACTAGCTATTTCTCAGGCAAAAGAATTAGGTTTAATCGGTAATAATATCTTTGGTAGTGGTTTCAATTTTGATATTGAAATACGTCTTGGAGCTGGAGCATTTGTTTGTGGTGAAGAAACTGCATTAATCGCTTCTATCGAAGGTGGACGTGGTATGTCTCGTAACAAACCACCATTCCCTGCTGCAAAAGGATTATGGGGAAAACCAACAATTATCAACAATGTTGAGACTTTAGCTAATATTCCTGCAATATTATTCTCAGGTGCTGCTGAATTCGCAAAAATTGGTACCGAAAGATCAAAAGGAACAAAAGTATTCAGTTTAGGTGGAAACATTAAAAATGCTGGTTTAGTAGAAGTTCCTATGGGAACAACATTACGTGAGGTAATATATGAAATTGGTGGAGGAATCCCTAAGAACAAAGCTTTAAAGGCTGTTCAAACAGGTGGTCCTTCTGGAGGAGCAATCCCTGAATCAATGATGGATATGCCTATTGAATATGAAACATTGATTGAAGCGGGAAGTATGATGGGTTCTGGTGGTATGGTTATTATTGATGAAGATAGCTGTATGGTAGATATCTGTCGATTCTATTTAGACTTTACCGTTGAAGAATCATGTGGTAAATGTACTCCATGCCGTGAAGGTACTAAAAAAATGTTAGAACTTTTAGAAATCATCTCTTCTGGTGAAGGTACTATGGATGATTTAACAAGATTAGAAAAACTTGCAAGAACTGTTAAGAGCTCTTCACTATGTGGTTTAGGTCAAGCTGCACCTAACCCAATACTATCAATGTTAACTCATTTCCGTGAAGAATTTGAAGCACATGTAATTGACAAAAGATGTCCTGGTGGAGTTTGTAAACCATTAATTCACTTCGAAGTTCTTGATAACTGTATTGGTTGTACTAAATGTGCAACAAACTGTCCTGTAGATGCAATCTCAGGTTCAATTAAACAACAACATGATATTGATACATCAACTTGTATAAAATGTGGAGTTTGTAAAAACGTCTGCCCAGTTGATGCTATCATAACTCTTTAGGAGGTAAATGATGGAAAAAGTTACAATTAAAATTAATGGACAAGAAGTTACCGTTCCTAAAGACTTTACAGTTATGGAAGCAGCTGATGAATTAGGTATTCATGTCCCAAGACTATGTTTCTTAAAAGATATAAATGAAACTTCTGCATGTCGCTTATGTGTAGTTGATGTTAAAAATATGCGTGGGCTTAAGAACTCATGTACACTATCATTAATAGACGGTATGGAAGTCGATACTGATACAGAAGAAATCCATGATTCTATCGTCGCTAACTTAGAACTATTAGCAAGTAACCATATCTTTGAATGTTGGGCTTGTGAAAGAGAAAGCAATTGTGAGTTTCTAGATTTAATGAGAAAATTCAATGTTGAAAATTCATATGATGGTAATCGTTTCTTTACCAAAAAAGATCGTCAAATCAATGACACTTCTTCTTCTATCGTTTTAGATAGTGGTAAATGTATCCTTTGTGGTAGATGTGTCAGTGCATGTAATCACTACACTAATTTAGGTGTATTAGATTTTAATGAACGTGGTAATGAAACTTACGTTGGACCAGCTTTATTCCATTCTATGGAAGATAGTGGTTGTATTTACTGTGGTAAATGCATTCAATCATGTCCAACAGCTGCAATCAAAGAAAAATCACACACTAATGAAGTAATAGATTCATTAAATGATAAATCAAAAATAGTAGTAGCTGCGGTTGATCCTTCAGTTAGAGTAACTTTAGGTGAAGATTTCGGTACTGAAATTGGTGAAAATGTTGAAGGTAAGCTGTTTGCATCTTTACAATCACTAGGATTCGATGAAGTAATCGATACAAGCTTAGCTACAGAATTAAGCATTCAAGAAGAAGCAAAAGATTTAATAGAGAGTATTAAAAGCAAAAAATTACCTCTTTATACTTCTAAAGCTCCAGGATGGATTAACTATATCGAGCAATATGAATCTGAATTATTAGAGAACATCTCTTCTAAGAAATCAGAGCAACTTATTACAGGTGTCTTAGTTAAACATCATTATGCAGAAAAACTAGGTTACAACAAGGAAAACGTTGTTGTTGTATCTATTATGCCGACAATTTCAAGTAAAGACGAATGTTCTCGTCCTCACAATGAATTTGCTGGACTTAAAGATGTTGATTATTCACTAACTACTAAAGAATATGCACGTTTATTAAAACGCAAGAATATTACATTATTAAAACTTGAAGATGCTAAACCTTATGGAGAGTTAGCTAACTTAACTAACAATCCTATTAGAGTTGAAAACAGTGTTCTTCAAGACACTTTAACTGCTGCTTCTAATATATTAGGAGAAACGCCTCAAGAGTTAGACTTCAAAAACACAAAAGGGGTTAAAGAAGCTACTTACAAACTAGCAGGTAAAAGTATTAATGTTGCTTTAGTACATGGAAACATCAATATAAAAGAGTTCTTCACAAAAATGAAGAAAACTAAAAAGTCTTATCACTATGTTGAATATATGGGTAGTTTACTAGATGGTGGAGGAAGTCCAATCCGCAGTGCTTACGAACAGCAAACATTACCTATTAATGAAATTCGTGAAGAATCACTAAGAAAACTTCAAGGCGAAGTTAACAAGGAAGCAGTAACATCTGCTTATACTGAGTTATTAAAACAAGTTGGAGAAGAAAAAATCGACAATATGTTACATACTTCGTATCACGAAAGAAGTTTCTATAAATAAACAAAAAAACCCTAGTATAAAAACTAGGGTTTTTCTTTATCTTAAGGTAAATAAAAAGCCACATAAAGTGGCATGTTTTATTCGTTATCTGATTTACGACCATAACGTCTATTGAATTTATCAACTTGACCTGCTGCTTTTCCGAATTTTTGCTCACCAGTATAGAATGGGTGACAGTTCGAACAAGTATCAACACGGACTTCTTTTGAAACACTACCTGTTTCAAATGTATTTCCGCATGTTGTACAAGTAACCGTTACAGTATTGTAATTTGGATGTATATCTTTTTTCATTGTCATTACTCCTTCCGCCATGGTAGCATATACCATAGTAAGTTTTATTTGCTAGTAAATTATATCAAAAGAAAATTATTTAAGCAAGACATATTATTAATTTTTTCTCTATAAATATTTATCCTTTTCTTTCATATATATATTATATACTATGTTATAATTACTTTGTCGATAGAAGGTGAAAACAATGAGAGTAATCAATTTAAAAGAAGTTACTAAAGAAGTTAAAGAAGCCGTTATCAAAATCAACTACAATCTTGAAAATGATTTAGTTGAACTATTCAGAAAAGCCAAAGCAAATGAAACAAATAAAACAGCCAAATCAATCCTTGATGATATAATTATTAATCAAGAGATTGCCAAAAAAGGGAAAGTTCCTTTATGTCAGGATACTGGTGTTGTCGTTGTGTTCCTAGAAATAGGATATGATGTTTCATTCGAAGGTGATATTTATGAAGCTATTAACGAAGGTGTACGTCAAGGATATAAAGAAGGGTATCTTCGTAAAAGCATTGTAAATCACCCTTTTAATCGTGAGAATACAAAAGATAATACACCAGCAATTATCCACACTAAATTAGTTACTGGAGATGCAATTAAACTTAAGATCGCCTCTAAAGGTGGCGGTAGTGAGAATATGAGTAAAGTTACTATGTTAACTCCTGCAGATGGAATTCTAGGAGTTAAGCAATTAGTCCTAGATACAGTATTTAATGCTGGTGGTAAACCATGTCCTCCTATAATTGTAGGTATTGGTATTGGTGGGAACTTAGAGAAAAGTGCTTTATTGTCTAAGGAAGCATTACTTAGAGACTTAGACGACTCTAATGAAGATGAGACTATCAAAAATCTTGAGATTGAACTATATAACGAAATTAATAAACTAGGTGTTGGTCCTATGGGTGTAGGCGGAGAAACTACCTGTTTAGCTGTTAAAATCAATTACTACCCTATGCATATAGCTAGTTTACCGGTTGCTATCAATATTCAATGTCATTCATCACGCCATACAGAGGTGATTATATGATAAAACTTAATACACCTATTACTGATGCTGATATTGATTTATTAAAAGTTGGTGAAAAGGTATTAATATCTGGAACCATTTTTACAGCGAGAGATCAAGCACATATAAGATTAATTAATGAAGATAACCCTAAATTCGAAATAAATGGTAGCGTAATATTTTATGTTGGACCAACACCTGCTCGAGACGGAGTTCCAATCGGTGCAAGTGGTCCTACGTCAAGCTACAGGATGGATAAATTATCAAAACCTTTAATGGAACAAGGTTTAAAGATAATGATAGGTAAAGGCGACAGAAGTGAAGAGTTTCGTAGTGAAATGATTAAAAATCACGCTGTTTATTTAATCGCTACAGGTGGCGCTGGAGCACTATTGAGTAGTTGTATTTTAAAAAGTGAAATTATAATGTATGAAGACCTAGGCGCAGAAGCTATTAGAAAACTTGAAGTAAAGGATTTCCCTTGTTTTGTGGCATATGATACTTATGGAAACGACATCTTCAAAAGGAGTTAACTTATGAAAGATTTAAAAGAAAGAAGTTTAAAACTTCACGAGGAACATAATGGTAAAATCTCCGTTATTTCTAAAGTGCGAGTAGAAAATAAAGATGACTTGAGTTTAGCATATTCTCCGGGTGTAGCTGAACCATGTAGAGAGATACAAAGAGACAGAAGGAACATCTATAAGTATACTTCAAAAGGTAATATGGTAGCTGTTGTTAGTGATGGTAGTGCAGTTCTTGGTTTAGGAGAAATTGGTCCATACGCAGGTCTCCCTGTAATGGAAGGTAAAGCTATTTTGTTTAAAGAATTCGCTAATGTAGATGCCTTTCCAATAATGGTTGATACAACAGATCCCGATGAAATTATTGAATTAGTAAAAAATATATCTCCAACATTTGGAGGTATTAACCTAGAAGATATTAAAGCACCAAAATGTGTCTATATTGAGAGAAGATTAAAAGAGGAATTAGATATCCCTGTTTTTCATGATGATCAACATGGTACTGCAATTGTAACTTCTGCAGCGTTAATCAATGCTTGCAAGTTAACAAATAAGTCCTTAAATGATTTAGAGGTAGTTATTTCTGGTACAGGTGCTGCAGGTAGCAGTATTGCTAAATTACTTCATGAGATGGGAATTAAAAATCTTTACGGATATAATAGATCAGGAGTAATCCTTGAATCAAAGTATAATAATTACTCATTCCTAGAACAAGAATTATTAGATGGTAAAGTCTTTAAGTCACCAAGAAATCTTAAGGATGATTCTCTAAAAGAACTAATTAAAAACAAAGATGTGTTTATTGGTGTTTCTGCTAAAGGAATTCTTACAAAAGAAATGGTAAAAACAATGAATCAAGATCCTTTTATCTTTGCTATGGCTAACCCAGACCCAGAAATTTCATATGAAGAAGCCATCGAAGCAGGTGCTTATATAGTAGGTACAGGTCGTAGCGATTATCCAAATCAAATCAATAACGTCCTTGCATTCCCGGGTTTATTCCGCGGAGCACTTGATGCTAAATCTACTAAAATAACCGAAAGTATGAAAATCGTAAGCGCCAAAGCAATAGCTGATATCATCGAGCAACATGAATTAACAAACGAATATATTATTCCTTCTGCTTTTGATAAAAGAGTTGTAGAACGTGTTAGTAAAGCAGTTTATGATGAGGTAATTAAATTAGGAATCAACAGAACTTAGTATAATAAAAAAAAAGACTCGTTAGAGTCTTTTTTATTTTATCTCAATTCCTTCATAGACAATGTTACCTGTTTCAAAATTCAAAGTAATAGTTATCTTTTTTGATTCTTCAATTGTATCCTCTAATTCAAATACAGCTGCCATTGTCTCGAAGTAATAAATTGTTCCAATAAACTCAACTCCAGATGATGAAATGTGAGTGTCATAATAAT
Coding sequences within it:
- the ttdA gene encoding L(+)-tartrate dehydratase subunit alpha; this encodes MRVINLKEVTKEVKEAVIKINYNLENDLVELFRKAKANETNKTAKSILDDIIINQEIAKKGKVPLCQDTGVVVVFLEIGYDVSFEGDIYEAINEGVRQGYKEGYLRKSIVNHPFNRENTKDNTPAIIHTKLVTGDAIKLKIASKGGGSENMSKVTMLTPADGILGVKQLVLDTVFNAGGKPCPPIIVGIGIGGNLEKSALLSKEALLRDLDDSNEDETIKNLEIELYNEINKLGVGPMGVGGETTCLAVKINYYPMHIASLPVAINIQCHSSRHTEVII
- the rpmE gene encoding 50S ribosomal protein L31, which produces MKKDIHPNYNTVTVTCTTCGNTFETGSVSKEVRVDTCSNCHPFYTGEQKFGKAAGQVDKFNRRYGRKSDNE
- the hndB_1 gene encoding NADP-reducing hydrogenase subunit HndB produces the protein MKSLDDLKKIRDAAQKKVTMRGKNDGTRVLVGMATCGISAGARPVMNKFVEEIADRNIENITVTPVGCIGECAIEPIVEVLEGEKRTTYCRVDVRVAERIVKEHILGGKVVEDYTIGKFRI
- the fumA gene encoding Fumarate hydratase class I, aerobic, with amino-acid sequence MIKLNTPITDADIDLLKVGEKVLISGTIFTARDQAHIRLINEDNPKFEINGSVIFYVGPTPARDGVPIGASGPTSSYRMDKLSKPLMEQGLKIMIGKGDRSEEFRSEMIKNHAVYLIATGGAGALLSSCILKSEIIMYEDLGAEAIRKLEVKDFPCFVAYDTYGNDIFKRS
- a CDS encoding NAD-dependent malic enzyme; the encoded protein is MKDLKERSLKLHEEHNGKISVISKVRVENKDDLSLAYSPGVAEPCREIQRDRRNIYKYTSKGNMVAVVSDGSAVLGLGEIGPYAGLPVMEGKAILFKEFANVDAFPIMVDTTDPDEIIELVKNISPTFGGINLEDIKAPKCVYIERRLKEELDIPVFHDDQHGTAIVTSAALINACKLTNKSLNDLEVVISGTGAAGSSIAKLLHEMGIKNLYGYNRSGVILESKYNNYSFLEQELLDGKVFKSPRNLKDDSLKELIKNKDVFIGVSAKGILTKEMVKTMNQDPFIFAMANPDPEISYEEAIEAGAYIVGTGRSDYPNQINNVLAFPGLFRGALDAKSTKITESMKIVSAKAIADIIEQHELTNEYIIPSAFDKRVVERVSKAVYDEVIKLGINRT
- a CDS encoding Iron hydrogenase 1; translation: MEKVTIKINGQEVTVPKDFTVMEAADELGIHVPRLCFLKDINETSACRLCVVDVKNMRGLKNSCTLSLIDGMEVDTDTEEIHDSIVANLELLASNHIFECWACERESNCEFLDLMRKFNVENSYDGNRFFTKKDRQINDTSSSIVLDSGKCILCGRCVSACNHYTNLGVLDFNERGNETYVGPALFHSMEDSGCIYCGKCIQSCPTAAIKEKSHTNEVIDSLNDKSKIVVAAVDPSVRVTLGEDFGTEIGENVEGKLFASLQSLGFDEVIDTSLATELSIQEEAKDLIESIKSKKLPLYTSKAPGWINYIEQYESELLENISSKKSEQLITGVLVKHHYAEKLGYNKENVVVVSIMPTISSKDECSRPHNEFAGLKDVDYSLTTKEYARLLKRKNITLLKLEDAKPYGELANLTNNPIRVENSVLQDTLTAASNILGETPQELDFKNTKGVKEATYKLAGKSINVALVHGNINIKEFFTKMKKTKKSYHYVEYMGSLLDGGGSPIRSAYEQQTLPINEIREESLRKLQGEVNKEAVTSAYTELLKQVGEEKIDNMLHTSYHERSFYK
- the hndC_1 gene encoding NADP-reducing hydrogenase subunit HndC, with the protein product MIERAHVLICSGSMCVSRGAKSLRDEFEEHLTRLGIREEIKLVNTGCVGLCEQGPFVIVYPEGVFYALVKNKDIKAICEEHLYKGRVVEKLVFDETITEDKEIIAFDEIKFYEKQHRIALRNCGLINPDDIEEYIARDGYRGLGKSLLEMTPLEVIEEMQASGLRGRGGGGFPTGLKWKFAYDNKSDQKYVICNADEGDPGAFMDRALLEGDPHSVLEGLMIAGYAIGADKGFIYVRIEYPTAIEKLKLAISQAKELGLIGNNIFGSGFNFDIEIRLGAGAFVCGEETALIASIEGGRGMSRNKPPFPAAKGLWGKPTIINNVETLANIPAILFSGAAEFAKIGTERSKGTKVFSLGGNIKNAGLVEVPMGTTLREVIYEIGGGIPKNKALKAVQTGGPSGGAIPESMMDMPIEYETLIEAGSMMGSGGMVIIDEDSCMVDICRFYLDFTVEESCGKCTPCREGTKKMLELLEIISSGEGTMDDLTRLEKLARTVKSSSLCGLGQAAPNPILSMLTHFREEFEAHVIDKRCPGGVCKPLIHFEVLDNCIGCTKCATNCPVDAISGSIKQQHDIDTSTCIKCGVCKNVCPVDAIITL
- the divJ gene encoding Histidine protein kinase DivJ, with protein sequence MNELSLHILDICQNSIKANASLIQIIVNEQPQENIFEIIIKDNGSGMSAKTLSEVADPFFTTRTTRKVGLGVSLFKMAAEMAEGSFNIESKLNEGTSIDALFKYNHLDRAPLGNIAETISILVLNEAEIDIHYIHKLNTKVYNFDTREIKEVLDGIPFTNYEVITWIKNNIKEGILDIHKEET